From the genome of Hippocampus zosterae strain Florida chromosome 8, ASM2543408v3, whole genome shotgun sequence:
cgtgtgtgtacatattatatatatatttatttatatatatatagggcgcgTGGTCAATAGTGCCTGTGGGTTGgctaaagtaaccatttagcccacattctccaggtatatatatatatatatatatatatatatatatatatatatatatatatatatatatatatatatatatatatatatatatatatagctacaTAGCTATAtatagcacgcacacacagaataTTATACTGTTCTgcacttgttttttcttcaataaaatatgtttaagaaaaacacattcacattagggggggggggttaaaggtAAAATCTATTCATGTCTCCCGAAGTATTTGGACACTTGATAATGGTGATGTCACACACTTTATGCCAGTGGTGGAGGGGAGGTGTCGGCGAAAGCGCCTAGCCTGCATCCGGGGCACTCCCCGCGTATCGCGTCGTGTTCAATTCAGCACCGCGCTGGGCTGAACAGCGACACTCGGGATGCTGGTGGCGGTGGAGTGACCGACGTACGCGGTCGGCCGGGTTCGGTCAGCGCCGCAGTATCCAATGCCTGACGCCCGACCTCCGGCATCCCGGAGCATGCCAGCCCGGGCGAGGAAGAGGAAGCCCCGGACAGTAGGTGAGCAAGGGTGTCAATCCCCGGAGAGGCACCCCTCGCGGTGAGCGCCGCCCGGATCTGGTGGCGGTGGTCCCGGCGGCAGTGGTTGGTCGCCATGGGTTGCATCCAGAGCATCGCCTGCAACAAGTCGCGCGTCCGCAGGGAGAATGTGGTGGTGTGCGACCTGGCGGCCACCATCGACCCCCGCCCCACGGCCGTGGAGGAGGACTCGGACATCGTGCTGCGCTACAAGACGCCCTATTTCAAAGCGTCGGCCCGGGTTGTCATGCCACCCATCCCGCGGAACGAGACCTGGGTGGTGGGCTGGATCCAGGCGTGCACCCACATGGAGTTCTACAACACCTACGGGGACCTCGGCATGTGAGTGGGTTGTagggggtgagggagggggatccGGGTTAGTACGGAGGTCGGAACGAAGGTTCTTCATGCTAATTTATTCAAATGAGAAACTTCAATAAGCTCTTctaatagatggatagatagataatttTTAGTATTCATATTGTTTCTATttagggggcagtgttttttgttgttgttagtgctttgttacagctgcagctgttgtgaaagcgctatataaatcaggatgtgttgttttgttattttatatttttagttttttttcatcttctgtCGGTTttccaaacatgtttttcatattcctgtatttttatcttttcttttttagttttcaaataattttcaaGTACTTTCTTAtacatttttcatcaaataattttcttttttttcctgcagcatTTTAATTACTCCCTGTatactgtggaaaaaaatagccCTCATTAACAACCTCCCCATAATATTTGTCTCTATCTTACTGTGAACGATTTTACTAAGCATCATGGATCGATTGCAAGCCGCCAAGAGGGGTGCCCCAGACACGTCAACACAATAAATAATTCAGTGTGTTGATCCATCTAATAGTGACGTCATTTCCGGTTGCCTGCCCGATTGCAGCGCACATCCACAATAAGATTTCACACTTTCATTCACACCTCACATCATTCAGCGTCTTCAATGAACCTCCGCTGCATTGGAAATTTGAAATAACGATTCacagtcatttttatttgtcttcaaCTCACTCATGCTTACTCGGGTGCCAAAGTCACAAGAACATAATGTGTGGGTGTGCATCGAAATGCGGGAGTCTCACCTGCTGCGAGCACAAATGCTCCTCTTCCTACACAACGATGGATGAGTTTATTCAAAAGATCAACGCTAAGTCAGACACTTCGGATTTTATTCACATGAAtctaaacctttttttaaacctaatGTGGGTTTTTAATTGGAATTTTCCAGGGTTTATAGTCATAAAAGTGAAAAGATTTTGTCtgagaaaagcagaaaaaaaggttggtaaatttccttttttggggggcgattttctatttttattgccGTAAAGTCACAACaatctaaaatatatattgtaacaaaaaatttaaactacattttggtttttgctttatttcctTGTGAATGAAAATTATCTACACTTTCCTTTCGTAGGTGTAGTgcttaaattaaaatgaaacgaAACTTCTGCGGATTttgaaaaatctggaaaaaaatgctctaAAACTTCTAGCAGTGAATTCATAAAATGCGAATATTTAatcaaaaaacatattttgtaattttactAAAATGCTCCCAGTGAGGGGTTTTTGTcacaacagaaacaaaaatatccGAGAGTCGCAGTCGCTGTGTGTTGCCCCTCCCCCTGCAGGTCAAGTTGGGAACTGCCCGAGCTGCGGCAAGGCCAGGTTCAGGCCATTAGCGACTCGGACGGCATCAGCTACCCATGGTACGGCAACACCACAGAGACGGTCACCATCGTGGGTCCCACCTCCAAGCCGTCGCGTTTCACCGTCAGCATGAACGACAACTTCTACCCCAGCGTGACCTGGGCCGTGCCGGTGAGCCGATCTGACGAGCCCTCGCTGACCGACATCAAGCGGGACCAGAGTTTCACCACCTGGTTAGTGGCGCTCAACGCCACTTCCAGGGAGAAGATCCTGCTGCGTGCCATCAAGTGGCGCATGAGGGTGGACATCGCCGTGGACCCGGCCCGGCCCCTGGGCTCCAGGGCGCGGCTTGTGGGCGGGGTGCGCCAGGAGCAGCCGCGGGTCCTGAGCCACATGGAGCCCATCCCGGCTAATGCCATGGGGAGACCCAATGCCAATGACGCCCAAGTGCTCATGTGGAGGCCCACCAGAGGGCATCCACTTGTCGTCATTCCACCCAAGTAGAGTTCATGACAGAATATGCATGATATTCAGTTTAATCCTTGAACTGGTCTGCCGATACAAGCCTTACTTCGAGGTATTGGGTAGTAGAggccgataccagccaccaGTACTTAAAAAATCTGCCTTGGATGATACGGAAAGCATGATGGCCTCTACTGGACTTCAGCACAACTGAGCAAACAGCCACCCATTGGTTTTCCATAGCACTCATTATGGTCACGTATGAAGTACAACATATTCTTGGATTGGACCAACCCAAATCAAACTTATAATAGGTAAGCCTTAAAGATACTTGCCAAACACTGGGCTGCGCTACACTTCAGAATACAACGCAGACAAAAAGAAATTCAGTAAATGACAGTAAAACAGACTTTGTGAGGGTCTCAATCATTAGTTAGTTTTCCAATGGTGGAGCTTGTGTGTTTTCACAATGGAGTCAGATTGCTGCTTTGTTACACGAAACTGCCTCAAACGTCGCTCAAATGGCACAGCGTTAACCAACTGTGTTCATTTCTTTCATGTATTAATATTTATAGTCAGGGAGTCCTCTGTTTATGACGGGGTTCCGTTCCGAACTGAAATAAATCATAATTTGAAGTCAGTATACGTCGTCGTCCATTGTGGATCGATGCTAATGCTGTTGGAACGTCATCACTAAAATATTTGTAGGAAAAACAGTGGCGGGCTGCTATCATTGgctaattttgcattttttgacaGCTAATTTGGTATTTTAATCTTCACAAAATTTTAATTTCGCAAATTTCATTTGAGCTAATTTAGCATTTTGTTAGTTAATTTAGCATTTTAAGGTATCTAATTCAGCATTTTATCTGAGCATATGTAGCATGTTATTTTAGCTAATTTAGGATTTTTCGTTCCTAGCATTCCTTGTTCGACCACACAAAGTAattggaaaatattttggaCATCATAAAGGCCTGCTTAGATTGCTagctaatttaaaaaattattgcTAGCTAATTTAGCATTCTATGTTCGCTAATTCAGCATTTTATCTTGTATAATTTAGCATTTTAAGCTAGCTAATGTAGCATTTGAATTTGGCTAATTTAGCATTATGCCTTCGCATTTAACCTCGAAAACAGGGACAGTTATAAACTAAGGACCCCTTGGGTATACATTATTTGAGGCTATTGTGATGACTATTTTTGACATGAGTTTGATTCTGGTGTACAAAATGAAGAGTCTGTTTTGACGACAAATTGTATCATGACTGACTGAAAAATTTCATGTttacactgagaaaaaaaaagttgtatcatGACTGCCTGAAAATTTTCATGTTTAcactgagaaaataaaaatgtcaatgagTCAATGTATAATGAGGGCTTCAGTGAGTAAACCCTGTTAAATAATTacgtttatttgtatttatgatttagtttttgttaatGTCATTCACAATGAGGATTGAATCCATTTGCGTGCAACTGTATTCGGGATATGCTATTTATTCAAATGGTTTTAAAAGCACTATATTATAAAATTTTATCCAATTACTTGAATAATCAACGGGATAACCGGTACTTGATTAACATTCAACAGTTGCAGTGCTAATtatgattggatttttttttttaaagaaaaaggtTTAACATTCTAGAACAAAgcaggtttttttaaaaatgaaaaatgtaatgaaactGATTGaatttaataaatatatttataattaaataaaaaaattcactctttgaaaaaatacatcttgtagcttcctgaaaaaaagggaatatattcttgaaaaaaatatgccTGTTGATCTCTCTATACCGTTTCAACATTTGTGGATTAGTGTGACCCGGATAGAAAACGATGACTACACTTCTATTAAGCACaaatatgttgcacatacagcacgtttgacaataaagttgtacttgatacttgatttgttttctttcgttcttttttttttttaatcatccaatGGGTTAGGGTGCAGCGTTTGAAAGATTAAAGGATGAGGCGCACCATAAAAGCAGCAAAGGCAGTCGAACAAGTTTTGCCACTTTATAAAAAGATTCTCAGAAACAATGTAAACACACCCACAAAACGAAACAAGAGGAATCATAACAGTCAAATCATACAATTAAATgaagcttttcaaaataaaacctctaaATAAATCTCTgattggcattaaaaaaaaaggagcatgtATTTACCCGGACATTAACGCAATAAATTACACGAGCtgaagaaatctttttttttttttaattaatcttaGATTCATTCACCTAATTAATTATAAAGGCGTAATTATTTACATCCACTGTAACCGACTTAGTATTTTCATAACAACTTAAGGTAATCTCTTCTCAGTGTTTCTCAAGTGAATCGGTCACCACGTTGAGCAAATATGGCCATCGGTTGCCTGGCAACGAGGCAAAAAATGTACACATAAATGCCCCCTAATCATTTCCCAACACAATCGTTGAACCCTTTTGACTCCATCTCAGCTGCAGCCAGTGGCGCCAACTAGAGGAGATACTGTGACCGCGCACGCCAATTCAGAAATGAGTACCTGTATATATTTCCGCACAAAAACGTCAAGATAATCGCAATTTTGTGTTGAAATTTCGCCAAAATCCAAAAGGCACAAGACTTGCTGTGCAAACTGAAAATTTCAATCAACTCAAACTCCACTCTCATGTATTTGCTCGCAGGTAACGAGAAGCCTTACCCAGTGGTTGTCTCTTCTTCACATGATGACATTGCCAGGTGACGTGATCATGCaaaatttgtcattttccttTCCCAACTGAGGCACTTAAGGTGTAGCCAgcaattattcttgactttttttttttttttggacttgttCCTCTTAACCCTAACTCCACCCTGACCTCAGTTTTGGCCCTGCTGTCAGTGTCAGTGTCACGCCCTGCTAGGGTTGGGCGGCTTCTTGCCTTCGTAACCGTAGAGAAACGTGGCGCCGATGACAAGGGCGGCTCCCAGGAAGAAGATGCTACGGACGACAGGGAGAATAGATTGGCCTGAGAGTATTGCTGTTTGGACGCGTTATTGATCCGCGTGTGTAAAGTACACAATTCTGTG
Proteins encoded in this window:
- the fam78bb gene encoding protein FAM78B translates to MGCIQSIACNKSRVRRENVVVCDLAATIDPRPTAVEEDSDIVLRYKTPYFKASARVVMPPIPRNETWVVGWIQACTHMEFYNTYGDLGMSSWELPELRQGQVQAISDSDGISYPWYGNTTETVTIVGPTSKPSRFTVSMNDNFYPSVTWAVPVSRSDEPSLTDIKRDQSFTTWLVALNATSREKILLRAIKWRMRVDIAVDPARPLGSRARLVGGVRQEQPRVLSHMEPIPANAMGRPNANDAQVLMWRPTRGHPLVVIPPK